In one Saccharibacillus brassicae genomic region, the following are encoded:
- a CDS encoding FxsA family protein produces the protein MKNRMALLFILAVVVEAAAFAWLIEYFGFFKTLVLALATTVIGIAMVQFEGRKAMNDLKLLAESGQPPGRKLVDGVCIMAGGALLVAPGFITDLIGITLVFPLTRPLYHRAAMRWIEKRMKKGNITFYRR, from the coding sequence ATGAAAAATAGAATGGCGCTGCTGTTTATTCTCGCCGTCGTCGTGGAGGCAGCCGCTTTCGCGTGGCTGATCGAATATTTCGGCTTTTTCAAAACGCTGGTGCTCGCGCTCGCCACGACCGTGATCGGCATCGCGATGGTCCAGTTCGAAGGCCGCAAAGCGATGAACGATCTCAAACTGCTGGCCGAAAGCGGGCAGCCGCCCGGCCGCAAGCTGGTCGACGGCGTCTGCATCATGGCCGGAGGCGCGCTGCTCGTCGCGCCGGGATTCATTACCGACCTGATCGGCATCACGCTCGTCTTCCCGCTTACCCGTCCGCTCTACCACCGCGCCGCCATGCGCTGGATCGAGAAACGGATGAAAAAAGGCAATATTACTTTTTACCGGCGCTGA
- a CDS encoding SDR family oxidoreductase: MSGKQQEISTPPAQQQKQDSHGSEREMTPKPIVISDTYKAAGKLAGMTAIITGGDSGIGRSVAVHYAREGADVAIVYLKQHEDAEETKRGVEAEGRSCLLLSGDLGEETFAQESVKRTLDKFGRIDIVVNNAAEQHPQQSLTDITAEQLERTFRTNIFAMFYLTKAALPHLTEGASIINTTSVNAYRGNAGLLDYSSTKGAIVSFTRSLSMNLAEQKIRVNGVAPGPIWTPLIPSTYPADEVAEFGGNQPLGRVGQPSDLGPAYVYLASADSSYVSGQILHVNGGEVIGS, encoded by the coding sequence ATGTCCGGGAAGCAGCAGGAAATTTCGACGCCGCCGGCGCAGCAGCAGAAGCAGGATTCGCACGGCAGCGAGCGGGAGATGACGCCGAAGCCGATCGTGATCTCCGATACGTACAAGGCGGCAGGCAAACTGGCCGGGATGACGGCGATCATCACGGGAGGAGACAGCGGCATCGGCCGGTCCGTCGCCGTGCATTATGCGCGGGAAGGCGCCGACGTGGCCATCGTCTACCTCAAGCAGCATGAAGACGCGGAAGAAACGAAAAGAGGGGTGGAAGCGGAAGGCCGCAGCTGCCTGCTGCTGAGCGGAGATCTCGGCGAAGAGACGTTTGCGCAGGAGAGCGTCAAGCGGACGCTGGACAAGTTCGGGCGGATCGATATCGTCGTCAACAACGCGGCCGAGCAGCATCCGCAGCAGTCGTTGACCGATATTACGGCCGAGCAGCTGGAGCGCACGTTCCGCACGAACATTTTCGCCATGTTCTATCTGACCAAAGCGGCGCTGCCGCATCTGACAGAAGGCGCGTCGATCATCAACACGACTTCCGTCAATGCGTATCGGGGCAACGCGGGACTGCTCGATTATTCGTCGACCAAAGGCGCGATCGTGAGCTTCACCCGTTCGCTGTCGATGAACCTGGCGGAGCAGAAGATCCGGGTCAACGGCGTGGCGCCGGGTCCGATCTGGACACCGCTTATTCCGTCGACCTATCCGGCGGACGAGGTAGCCGAGTTCGGCGGGAATCAGCCGCTCGGCCGCGTCGGACAGCCGTCCGATCTCGGACCGGCTTACGTCTATCTCGCTTCGGCGGATTCGTCTTACGTGAGCGGCCAGATCCTCCACGTAAACGGCGGCGAAGTCATCGGGAGTTAA
- a CDS encoding bile acid:sodium symporter family protein, producing MRKRALAFSSWVDRGMFWITPLMLVMGLIFSKPFLPFVPAIPYLFAYITFVMGVGCGREHLKHVFARPMPIILTLALSHLVAPLAAFALGSVLFGAHSPYTVGLVLFTIIPLGVSSVLWIELSGGSLALGLAMVLLDSALSPIVVPGLIQLFFGTALSFDTLGLMRDLLLMVVVPTALGVVIYERSGGTFKQKAGPILLPISKVFFMLVILLNAAGIAPYAYELRGDLVSVIPAVLLLVAFGYVLGYYAPLLLRQRTPELSITVSFAAGMRNNSLGLVLALGYFSPQAAVPVVLAILVQQPLATLHQFVLRKFKPYPLKESLHS from the coding sequence ATGAGAAAAAGGGCTCTTGCGTTCAGCAGTTGGGTAGACCGGGGCATGTTCTGGATTACGCCGCTGATGCTCGTTATGGGCCTGATTTTTTCCAAACCTTTTCTTCCGTTCGTTCCCGCCATTCCGTATCTGTTCGCGTATATCACGTTCGTGATGGGCGTCGGCTGCGGCCGGGAACATCTCAAGCATGTATTCGCGCGGCCGATGCCGATCATTCTGACGCTTGCGCTGAGCCATCTGGTCGCGCCGCTTGCGGCGTTTGCGCTCGGAAGCGTGCTGTTCGGCGCCCATTCGCCGTATACGGTCGGACTCGTGCTGTTCACGATCATCCCGCTCGGCGTGTCGTCGGTGCTCTGGATCGAGCTGTCCGGCGGCAGTCTGGCGCTTGGACTTGCGATGGTGCTGCTCGATTCGGCGCTCAGCCCGATCGTCGTGCCGGGCTTGATCCAGCTCTTTTTCGGGACGGCGCTCTCTTTCGATACACTCGGCTTGATGCGCGACCTGCTGCTGATGGTCGTCGTGCCGACCGCGCTCGGCGTCGTCATCTACGAACGGTCCGGCGGCACGTTCAAACAAAAGGCCGGCCCGATTCTGCTGCCGATCTCCAAAGTTTTTTTCATGCTCGTCATTTTGCTGAACGCCGCCGGCATTGCGCCTTACGCGTACGAGCTGCGCGGCGATCTGGTGTCGGTCATTCCGGCGGTGCTGCTGCTCGTGGCGTTCGGCTACGTGCTCGGCTATTACGCGCCGCTGCTGCTGCGTCAGCGGACGCCCGAGCTGTCGATCACCGTCTCGTTCGCGGCCGGCATGCGCAATAACTCGCTCGGCCTCGTGCTTGCGCTCGGCTACTTCTCGCCGCAGGCCGCCGTGCCGGTCGTGCTCGCGATTCTCGTGCAGCAGCCGCTCGCGACGCTGCACCAATTCGTTTTACGCAAATTCAAACCGTACCCGCTGAAGGAGAGCCTGCATTCATGA
- a CDS encoding acyl-CoA thioesterase, translating into MTDSNAAAQREKRRSPWFRTGLNVRYQETDKMGVVYHANYLNWFEIGRTEMIRSIGLSYREIEEHGLYLPVIDVRSRFVQPARYDDRVWIYVRISGFSPLRLEYEYEIRRCEQGEAWSAEPAGFGEEAPLPGTLLNIGTTEHVWLNADWKPARLSKAAPEAYARLAEWISGPKPANRQEGGHPDEK; encoded by the coding sequence ATGACCGACAGCAATGCGGCAGCGCAGCGGGAGAAGCGGCGGAGCCCCTGGTTCCGGACCGGCTTGAACGTGCGCTATCAGGAAACGGACAAAATGGGCGTGGTCTATCACGCCAATTATTTGAACTGGTTCGAGATCGGACGCACCGAGATGATCCGCTCGATCGGGCTGTCCTACAGGGAGATCGAGGAGCACGGCCTGTATTTGCCGGTAATCGATGTGCGCTCGCGCTTCGTCCAGCCGGCCCGCTACGACGATCGCGTCTGGATCTACGTGCGCATCAGCGGATTTTCGCCGCTGCGCCTGGAGTACGAATACGAGATTCGACGCTGCGAGCAGGGAGAGGCGTGGAGCGCCGAACCGGCTGGCTTCGGCGAAGAAGCGCCGCTGCCCGGCACGCTGCTCAATATCGGCACGACCGAGCATGTGTGGTTGAACGCCGACTGGAAGCCGGCCCGCCTGAGCAAAGCGGCGCCGGAAGCCTATGCCCGGCTTGCGGAGTGGATCTCCGGCCCGAAGCCGGCGAATCGACAAGAAGGGGGACATCCGGATGAAAAATAG
- the citZ gene encoding citrate synthase produces MTATKGLEGIVAATSSISSIVDGVLTYRGYNIDDLAENASFDEVAYLLWHGALPNEEQLAQLRSNLQQYAAVPAPLIEQMKLYPKDMNMMAALRTAVSGLALYDADADEMTRESNVTKAERLQAQLPTLVAALARIAKGEEPIAPKPDLGLTENFLYMMSGEVPEQTAVEALDKALVLHADHELNASTFASRVTVATLSDIYSGVTSAIGALKGPLHGGANEAVMRMLEEIGSPDNVESYIQGKLDNKVKIMGFGHRVYKNGDPRAKHLMEMSRRLGEAKGDLSLYEMSVKVEDLVTSQKGLKPNVDFYSASVYTLLGISRNLFTPIFAISRVSGWTAHILEQYEDNRLIRPRAEYVGELDLTYVPIAQR; encoded by the coding sequence ATGACAGCGACTAAAGGTCTTGAAGGCATTGTAGCCGCAACTTCCTCGATCAGTTCGATCGTGGACGGTGTGCTTACATACCGGGGGTATAACATCGACGATCTGGCCGAGAACGCTTCTTTTGACGAAGTCGCCTACCTGCTCTGGCACGGTGCGCTTCCGAACGAAGAGCAGCTGGCGCAGCTGAGAAGCAATCTGCAGCAGTATGCCGCGGTTCCGGCTCCCTTGATCGAACAGATGAAGTTGTACCCGAAAGACATGAACATGATGGCGGCTCTGCGTACGGCGGTGTCCGGCCTGGCTCTCTACGACGCCGATGCCGACGAGATGACCCGCGAATCGAATGTGACCAAAGCCGAACGCCTGCAGGCCCAGCTCCCGACTCTCGTAGCCGCGCTGGCCCGCATTGCCAAGGGAGAGGAGCCGATCGCGCCGAAGCCGGATCTCGGGCTGACCGAGAACTTCCTCTATATGATGAGCGGCGAAGTGCCGGAGCAGACGGCGGTCGAAGCGCTGGACAAAGCGCTCGTGCTGCATGCCGACCACGAATTGAACGCTTCGACGTTCGCTTCGCGCGTTACGGTAGCGACGTTGTCGGACATTTATTCGGGTGTGACGTCGGCGATCGGCGCGCTCAAAGGCCCGCTGCACGGCGGCGCCAACGAAGCGGTCATGCGCATGCTCGAAGAGATCGGTTCTCCCGATAACGTGGAGAGCTACATCCAGGGCAAGCTGGACAACAAAGTCAAAATCATGGGCTTCGGCCATCGCGTCTACAAAAACGGCGATCCGCGCGCGAAGCACCTGATGGAGATGTCCCGCCGTCTCGGCGAAGCCAAAGGCGACCTGTCGCTGTACGAAATGTCCGTCAAGGTCGAAGACCTGGTCACTTCGCAAAAAGGGCTGAAGCCGAACGTCGACTTCTACTCCGCTTCCGTCTATACGCTGCTCGGCATTTCGCGCAATCTGTTTACGCCGATCTTCGCGATCAGCCGTGTATCGGGATGGACCGCGCACATTTTGGAGCAGTACGAAGACAACCGTCTGATCCGTCCGCGCGCCGAGTACGTGGGCGAGCTGGATCTGACGTACGTGCCGATCGCGCAGCGTTAA
- a CDS encoding response regulator transcription factor: MARKLLVIEDEPTLSRLISYNLSQDGYEVVLEEHGTGGYERARKEAFDLILLDLMLPGMSGIEILEKLRTSGVKTPIVILTAKNAEEDIVLGLKLGADDYITKPFGVSEMLARVGAVIRRTSGEETEYAAPTASESKISLGALTIYPDKYEVTLGQQSINLRPKEFEVLLYLARKPGVVMTRDDLMNAVWGFDYIGGQRTVDVHVSSLRKKLELDPGSVHIDSIRGVGYKLVVAQAKADSRSSL, from the coding sequence ATGGCTAGGAAATTGCTCGTCATCGAAGACGAGCCTACGCTGTCCCGGTTGATTTCATACAATCTGTCCCAGGACGGTTACGAGGTCGTGCTCGAAGAACACGGCACGGGCGGATACGAACGGGCACGCAAGGAAGCGTTCGATTTGATCCTGCTCGATTTGATGCTGCCCGGCATGAGCGGAATCGAGATTCTGGAGAAGCTGCGCACGTCCGGCGTCAAGACGCCGATCGTCATCTTGACCGCGAAGAACGCGGAAGAAGATATCGTGCTCGGGCTCAAGCTCGGCGCGGACGATTATATTACGAAACCGTTTGGCGTATCCGAGATGCTGGCTCGCGTAGGCGCGGTGATCCGGCGCACGTCGGGCGAAGAGACGGAATACGCGGCTCCGACCGCGTCCGAATCGAAGATCAGCCTCGGAGCGTTAACCATTTATCCGGATAAATACGAAGTGACGCTCGGTCAGCAGTCGATCAATCTGCGGCCCAAAGAATTCGAAGTGCTGCTGTATCTGGCACGCAAGCCGGGCGTCGTCATGACGCGCGACGATCTGATGAACGCCGTATGGGGCTTCGACTACATCGGCGGTCAGCGCACCGTCGACGTCCACGTCAGCTCCCTGCGCAAGAAATTGGAACTCGATCCGGGTTCGGTGCATATCGACTCGATCCGGGGCGTCGGCTACAAGCTCGTCGTGGCCCAAGCCAAAGCGGACTCCAGATCTTCCCTTTAA
- the pnpS gene encoding two-component system histidine kinase PnpS → MKPFRSRLTLILLLLVGVSVLAAGLTMAKVFRDSHIHSLEEYMGREISLLEDLLELPALPEGSASTPAIFEDEARRLAQLTDSRVTFVDREGRVIGDSQSDPSSMDNHLDREEIRTSRPDRPGHSVRYSDTLGRDMLYVAAPIVSDGGFDGYIRLSMSLAIVEEGLQRGWIIMGSALVVLFLIAAAVSYRLAKGLTRPIEHIMDTANRISKLDYDARVGPMRRDEIGQLGASIDNMADSLQAQMLTIRDNESLLQNVLDNMTGGIIMVDEQENIGLVNRQAQRMLGIRSDRVVGRPYVELKRFYELTRFIEEGLQRKVRMHDELTLFVPEERLITLDGVPMTVRDKSYHGMLFLFQDISDIRRLERMRSEFVANVSHELKTPVAAVQGFAETLLAGGVKDEETARSFLKIIYDEGDRLNRLIGDILDLSKIESRRIQLDYAPVHVLTLFESVSKVLEGAAEHKRIEIRLNVPEELFIEADEDRLRQIFINLVGNGVSYTPEGGRIVIKVEEFADGEYEDERVRFSIVDNGIGIPKKDLPRIFERFYRVDKARSRSSGGTGLGLSIVKHLVELHRGSISVESELGVGSTFSVELPVLQENP, encoded by the coding sequence ATGAAACCGTTTCGTTCTCGCCTGACCCTGATTTTGCTGCTGCTTGTCGGCGTTTCGGTCTTGGCCGCCGGCTTGACGATGGCCAAAGTGTTCCGCGATTCCCATATCCACTCGCTGGAAGAATATATGGGGCGCGAGATTTCGCTGCTCGAAGACCTGCTCGAGCTGCCGGCCCTGCCGGAAGGAAGCGCCAGCACGCCCGCGATTTTCGAAGACGAAGCCCGGCGGCTGGCCCAGCTGACCGATTCGCGGGTCACTTTCGTGGACCGGGAAGGACGGGTCATCGGCGATTCGCAGAGCGATCCGTCTTCGATGGACAACCATCTGGACCGCGAAGAGATCCGCACATCGCGGCCGGACCGGCCGGGGCACTCGGTCCGCTACAGCGACACGCTCGGCCGCGACATGCTGTACGTGGCCGCTCCGATCGTCTCGGACGGCGGCTTCGACGGGTATATCCGGCTGTCCATGAGCCTTGCGATCGTCGAAGAAGGACTGCAGCGCGGCTGGATCATCATGGGCAGCGCGCTCGTCGTGCTGTTCCTGATCGCGGCGGCGGTCAGCTACCGGCTGGCCAAAGGGCTGACCCGCCCGATCGAACATATTATGGATACGGCGAACCGGATCTCGAAGCTCGATTACGACGCGAGGGTCGGTCCGATGCGCCGCGACGAGATCGGCCAGCTCGGCGCTTCGATCGACAACATGGCCGACAGCCTGCAGGCGCAGATGCTGACGATTCGCGACAACGAGAGTCTGCTGCAGAACGTGCTCGACAACATGACCGGCGGCATCATCATGGTCGACGAGCAGGAGAACATCGGCCTCGTCAACCGGCAGGCGCAGCGGATGCTGGGCATCCGGTCGGACCGCGTCGTCGGACGTCCTTATGTGGAGCTGAAACGGTTCTACGAGCTGACGCGCTTCATTGAAGAAGGATTGCAGCGCAAAGTGCGCATGCACGACGAATTGACACTGTTCGTGCCGGAAGAACGGCTCATTACGCTCGACGGGGTGCCGATGACGGTGCGGGACAAGTCGTACCACGGCATGCTGTTCCTGTTCCAGGACATCTCCGATATTCGCCGGCTCGAACGGATGCGCAGCGAATTCGTCGCCAACGTGTCCCACGAGCTCAAGACGCCGGTCGCCGCCGTTCAGGGCTTTGCGGAGACGCTGCTGGCCGGCGGGGTCAAAGACGAAGAAACGGCGCGTTCGTTCCTCAAGATCATCTACGACGAGGGTGACCGGCTCAACCGGCTGATCGGCGATATTCTCGATTTGTCCAAAATCGAATCCCGCCGCATCCAGCTCGATTACGCGCCGGTGCATGTGCTGACGCTGTTCGAATCGGTGAGCAAAGTGCTTGAGGGGGCGGCCGAACACAAGCGGATCGAGATTCGGCTCAACGTGCCGGAGGAGCTGTTCATCGAAGCGGACGAAGACCGGCTGCGGCAAATTTTTATCAACCTGGTCGGCAACGGGGTGAGCTATACGCCGGAAGGCGGACGGATCGTCATCAAGGTCGAAGAGTTCGCGGACGGGGAATACGAAGACGAGCGGGTACGGTTCAGCATCGTGGACAACGGAATCGGCATTCCCAAAAAAGATCTGCCGCGCATTTTCGAACGGTTCTACCGGGTGGACAAAGCGCGTTCGAGAAGTTCGGGCGGAACGGGGCTCGGCCTGTCGATCGTCAAACATCTGGTCGAACTGCACCGCGGCTCGATCTCGGTCGAGAGCGAACTCGGCGTCGGCAGCACTTTTAGCGTCGAACTGCCGGTGCTTCAGGAAAATCCGTAA
- a CDS encoding SDR family oxidoreductase has translation MPTNEQKSNETKPQSPPAQQLEGHGSESDMTPTPEYISPTYKAAGKLEGMTAIVTGGDSGIGRAVAVHYAREGADVAVLYFSEHGDAEETKRLVEAEGRECLLLVGDLGDEAFSQEAVKRVIEKFGKLDIVVNNAGEQHPQESLTDITADQLERTFRTNIFGMFFLTKAALPHLKEGSSVINTTSITAYRGSPQLLDYSSTKGAIVSFTRSLSMNLAEQKIRVNGVAPGPIWTPLIPSTFPEEKVESFGESQPLGRMGQPSELGPAYVYLASSDASYVSGQIIHVNGGEVVNG, from the coding sequence ATGCCAACCAACGAACAGAAATCCAACGAGACAAAGCCGCAAAGTCCGCCTGCCCAACAGCTTGAGGGACACGGTTCGGAATCGGACATGACGCCAACACCGGAGTATATCTCTCCGACTTATAAAGCCGCGGGCAAGCTCGAAGGCATGACCGCGATCGTGACCGGGGGAGACAGCGGGATCGGACGCGCCGTCGCCGTCCATTACGCCCGCGAAGGCGCCGACGTCGCCGTACTGTATTTCAGCGAACACGGAGACGCGGAAGAAACGAAGCGCCTCGTCGAAGCGGAAGGCCGCGAATGCCTGCTGCTCGTCGGCGATCTCGGCGACGAAGCGTTCTCGCAGGAAGCGGTCAAGCGCGTAATCGAGAAGTTCGGCAAGCTCGATATCGTCGTCAACAACGCGGGCGAGCAGCATCCGCAGGAATCGTTGACCGACATTACGGCGGATCAGCTGGAGCGGACGTTCCGCACGAACATCTTCGGTATGTTCTTCCTGACCAAAGCGGCGCTGCCGCACCTGAAGGAAGGCAGCTCGGTCATCAACACGACGTCGATCACCGCGTACCGCGGCAGCCCGCAGCTGCTGGACTACTCTTCGACCAAAGGCGCGATCGTGAGCTTCACCCGCTCGCTGTCCATGAACCTGGCGGAGCAGAAGATCCGGGTCAACGGCGTGGCGCCGGGTCCGATCTGGACGCCGCTCATCCCGTCGACGTTCCCGGAAGAGAAAGTCGAATCGTTCGGCGAATCGCAGCCGCTTGGCCGGATGGGTCAGCCTTCGGAGCTCGGACCGGCTTATGTGTACCTCGCTTCGTCCGACGCCTCGTACGTCAGCGGCCAGATCATTCACGTAAACGGCGGCGAAGTCGTCAACGGGTAA
- the icd gene encoding NADP-dependent isocitrate dehydrogenase encodes MSKLEKFAAPTEGEQIQIQDGTLVVPNNPIIPFIEGDGTGRDIWKASKRVFDAAVEKAYGGEKKLAWYEVFAGEKAFNTYGEWLPTDTLTAIRQYIVAIKGPLTTPIGGGIRSLNVALRQELDLYVCLRPVRYFDGVPSPVKRPELVDMVIFRENTEDIYAGIEYQEGSEEVKKVLEFLKNEMGVNKIRFPETSGIGIKPVSEEGSKRLVRAAVQYAIDNNRKTVTLVHKGNIMKFTEGAFKNWGYEVAEAEFGEQVFTWAQYDEIKEKDGTDAANAAQKAAEDAGKIIVKDAIADIALQQVLTRPTDFDVIATLNLNGDYLSDALAAQVGGIGIAPGANINYVTGHAIFEATHGTAPKYADKDVVNPGSVILSGVMMLEHLGWQEAADLIYKGLEASINNKTVTYDFARLMEGAKEVKCSEFADEVIRNMQ; translated from the coding sequence ATGTCTAAATTGGAAAAATTCGCCGCACCGACTGAGGGAGAACAAATTCAGATCCAAGACGGAACGCTCGTCGTTCCGAACAACCCGATCATTCCGTTTATCGAAGGCGACGGCACAGGCCGCGACATCTGGAAAGCTTCCAAGCGCGTATTCGACGCAGCCGTGGAAAAAGCGTACGGCGGCGAGAAAAAGCTGGCTTGGTACGAAGTGTTTGCAGGAGAGAAAGCGTTTAATACATACGGAGAGTGGCTGCCGACCGACACGCTGACTGCTATCCGTCAATATATCGTAGCGATCAAGGGACCTCTGACGACGCCAATCGGCGGCGGTATCCGTTCGCTTAACGTAGCGCTGCGCCAGGAACTCGACCTGTACGTGTGCCTGCGTCCGGTTCGTTACTTCGACGGCGTGCCTTCGCCGGTGAAGCGTCCCGAACTGGTCGACATGGTCATTTTCCGTGAAAATACGGAAGACATCTATGCCGGCATCGAATATCAGGAAGGCAGCGAAGAAGTCAAAAAAGTGCTGGAATTCCTGAAAAACGAAATGGGCGTCAACAAGATCCGTTTCCCGGAAACGTCCGGTATCGGCATCAAGCCGGTCTCCGAAGAAGGCTCCAAGCGTCTCGTTCGCGCAGCGGTTCAATACGCGATCGACAACAACCGCAAAACGGTTACGCTGGTGCATAAAGGCAACATCATGAAGTTCACCGAAGGCGCCTTCAAAAACTGGGGCTACGAAGTGGCGGAAGCGGAATTCGGCGAGCAGGTATTCACTTGGGCGCAGTACGACGAAATCAAGGAAAAAGACGGCACGGATGCAGCGAACGCGGCTCAAAAAGCAGCTGAAGACGCAGGCAAGATCATCGTGAAGGACGCGATCGCGGACATCGCGCTGCAGCAGGTCCTGACCCGTCCGACCGACTTCGACGTCATCGCGACGCTGAACCTGAACGGCGACTACCTGTCCGACGCTCTGGCGGCTCAAGTCGGCGGCATCGGCATCGCTCCGGGCGCGAACATCAACTATGTGACCGGACACGCGATCTTCGAAGCGACGCACGGCACGGCTCCGAAATACGCGGACAAAGACGTCGTGAACCCGGGTTCCGTCATTCTGTCCGGCGTTATGATGCTTGAGCATCTAGGCTGGCAGGAAGCGGCCGACCTGATCTACAAAGGTCTGGAAGCGTCGATCAACAACAAAACGGTCACTTACGATTTCGCGCGTCTGATGGAAGGCGCCAAAGAAGTGAAGTGCTCCGAGTTCGCGGACGAAGTCATTCGCAACATGCAGTAA
- the yfbR gene encoding 5'-deoxynucleotidase, which translates to MRSTMTENVAEHSYHVALLSHLLCTIGNELYGKSLNADRAATLALFHDAPEVFTGDIPTPVKHHNETLLNNFRLIEQMGAQRLTDMAPEPLQPVYAALIGTTEPSEEDKQLHAYVKAADRIDAYLKCAWEVAAGNREFAVAKQQTEEKLAESAMPEVEYFLKHLAPAFEMTLDELSTQMGEQADRPEIR; encoded by the coding sequence ATGCGCAGCACGATGACCGAAAACGTCGCCGAGCATTCGTATCACGTGGCCCTGCTGTCGCATCTGCTGTGCACGATCGGCAACGAACTGTACGGCAAGTCGCTCAACGCCGACCGCGCCGCGACGCTTGCCCTGTTCCACGACGCGCCGGAAGTGTTCACCGGCGATATTCCGACTCCCGTCAAACATCATAACGAGACGCTGCTGAACAATTTCCGCCTGATCGAACAGATGGGCGCGCAGCGCTTGACCGATATGGCGCCCGAACCGCTTCAGCCGGTCTACGCCGCGCTGATCGGCACGACCGAACCGAGCGAGGAAGACAAGCAGCTGCATGCCTACGTCAAAGCGGCCGACCGGATCGACGCGTATCTCAAGTGCGCGTGGGAAGTCGCGGCCGGCAACCGCGAGTTCGCGGTAGCCAAGCAGCAGACCGAAGAGAAGCTGGCCGAATCGGCCATGCCGGAAGTCGAATACTTCCTCAAGCACCTCGCTCCGGCGTTCGAGATGACGCTCGACGAGCTGTCCACGCAGATGGGCGAACAGGCCGATCGGCCCGAGATTCGCTAA
- the mdh gene encoding malate dehydrogenase produces MTIARKKITIVGAGFTGATTALMIAQKELGDVVLLDIPQLDNPTKGKALDLLEASPVQGFDVRIVGTSDYDDAADSDLVIITAGIARKPGMSRDDLVSTNAGIVRSVCEQIRRVAPDTTVLILSNPVDAMTYAAYQALGFPKNRVIGQSGVLDTARYCTFIAEELNVSVEDVRGFVLGGHGDDMVPLVRYSSVGGIPIESLIAKERIAEIVQRTRVGGGEIVNLLGSGSAYYAPAASLVQMAEAILKDKKRVLPVIALLEGEYGYRDLFLGVPAVLGGGGIEKVFELELTAEEQAALDKSADSVRAVISIVASGSSN; encoded by the coding sequence ATGACTATCGCACGCAAAAAGATTACGATCGTCGGCGCAGGCTTCACCGGCGCGACGACCGCGCTGATGATCGCGCAGAAAGAACTGGGAGACGTCGTGCTGCTCGATATTCCGCAGCTGGACAATCCGACCAAAGGCAAAGCGCTCGATCTGCTGGAAGCTTCGCCGGTGCAGGGCTTCGACGTCCGGATCGTCGGCACGTCGGACTACGACGACGCGGCGGATTCCGACCTCGTCATCATTACCGCGGGCATCGCGCGCAAGCCCGGCATGAGCCGCGACGATCTGGTCAGCACGAACGCGGGCATCGTCCGCTCGGTCTGCGAACAGATTCGCCGGGTCGCGCCCGACACGACGGTGCTCATTCTGAGCAATCCGGTCGATGCGATGACTTACGCGGCGTACCAAGCGCTCGGTTTTCCGAAGAACCGGGTCATCGGACAGTCGGGCGTGCTCGATACGGCGCGTTACTGCACGTTTATCGCCGAGGAATTGAACGTCTCGGTCGAAGACGTGCGCGGCTTCGTGCTGGGCGGCCACGGCGACGACATGGTGCCTCTCGTTCGGTATTCGAGCGTCGGCGGCATCCCGATCGAATCGCTGATCGCCAAAGAGCGGATCGCGGAAATCGTGCAGCGCACGCGGGTCGGCGGCGGAGAGATCGTCAACCTGCTCGGCAGCGGCAGCGCGTATTACGCGCCGGCCGCTTCGCTCGTGCAGATGGCGGAAGCGATCCTCAAAGACAAGAAGCGGGTTCTGCCGGTTATCGCGCTGCTCGAAGGCGAATACGGCTACCGCGATTTGTTCCTCGGCGTGCCGGCGGTACTCGGCGGCGGCGGGATCGAGAAAGTGTTCGAGCTGGAGCTGACGGCCGAAGAACAGGCGGCGCTCGACAAATCGGCCGATTCGGTGCGCGCCGTCATCTCGATCGTGGCTTCCGGATCGTCGAACTAG